A single window of Candidatus Dormiibacterota bacterium DNA harbors:
- a CDS encoding pirin family protein yields the protein MPAVTVDNILTLARIPESDRANTIERPVLAITTAPQGLEGEGFPVRRAFYGLDQRDLDPFIHMDQMGEVEYGPGEPKGTAWHPHRGFETVTYMIDGTFQHQDSTGGGGLITNGATQWMTAGAGILHIERPPEALIASGGLFHGIQLWVNLPSGQKSTPPRYQDIGATRVTLLASHDGGALVRLIAGDVAGHRGPGVTHTPITLLHATINPGAELRLPWRRDFNGLAYVLNGRGTVGATRAPIGTGQLAAFGAGDVVSLSADLAQESRSPNLDVLVLGGKPIGEPVAWYGPFVMNTHEELAQAFDDYRRGRMGTIPAAHIGD from the coding sequence GTGCCCGCCGTAACCGTCGACAACATCCTGACGCTGGCCCGAATCCCGGAGTCCGACCGGGCCAACACCATCGAGCGTCCCGTGCTCGCCATCACGACGGCGCCCCAGGGGCTCGAGGGCGAGGGCTTCCCCGTCCGGCGCGCTTTTTACGGCCTCGACCAGCGCGATCTCGACCCCTTCATTCACATGGACCAGATGGGCGAGGTGGAGTACGGACCGGGCGAGCCGAAGGGGACGGCATGGCACCCGCATCGTGGGTTCGAGACCGTCACCTACATGATCGACGGGACCTTTCAACACCAGGATTCCACCGGCGGGGGCGGTCTGATCACGAATGGCGCGACCCAATGGATGACGGCCGGCGCCGGAATCCTTCACATCGAACGGCCGCCCGAGGCCCTGATCGCGAGCGGCGGTCTCTTCCACGGCATCCAGCTCTGGGTCAACCTTCCCTCCGGCCAGAAGTCGACGCCGCCACGCTACCAGGACATCGGCGCCACGCGGGTCACCCTGCTCGCCTCGCATGACGGCGGGGCGCTGGTGCGCCTGATCGCGGGCGACGTCGCCGGCCATCGCGGGCCCGGCGTCACCCACACGCCGATCACCCTGCTGCACGCGACCATCAATCCCGGGGCCGAGCTGCGTCTTCCCTGGCGCCGCGACTTCAACGGTCTGGCCTACGTCCTCAACGGCCGGGGAACCGTGGGGGCAACGCGGGCGCCGATCGGCACCGGACAGTTGGCGGCGTTCGGCGCAGGCGACGTGGTCAGCCTTAGCGCCGACCTCGCCCAGGAAAGCCGTTCACCCAACCTCGATGTCCTGGTCCTCGGCGGCAAGCCGATTGGCGAGCCGGTCGCCTGGTACGGCCCCTTTGTGATGAACACGCACGAGGAGCTGGCGCAGGCCTTCGATGACTACCGTCGCGGCCGGATGGGGACCATTCCCGCGGCCCACATCGGCGACTAG
- a CDS encoding aldehyde dehydrogenase family protein, translated as MKTTAVDGRMFIDGERAWARSGATFAAIDPATAEAFATVAQGDTGDVDSAVRAARAAFEGGWAGLPPARRVRILNRLAGLLRERSHEFAELESLDVGKPLRQAEDDVAAAAGYFEFFAGVADKVFGSSIPLGAGFVDFTLREPLGTSAQIVPWNYPLRLASRGIAPALACGNTVVAKPAAEAGLSVIKLAELAIEAGLPTGVFNVVTGGRETGAALASHPGINHITFTGSVPTGIAIMKAAADNVVPVTLELGGKSANIVFADADLERAAASAATTLMQNSAQTCTAPTRLLLEESAHDRFVEVLSTRIKKIRLGRGLDNPDMGPVVSERQMQRVLGYIDAGAGDGATALTGGRRADTPELAAGYFIEPTLLDRVARGTALEQEEIFGPVLTVTTFRSIDDAIAIANGTPYGLVTGVWTRDLSKALTVATAVKSGQVRINSYSVEGSIGLPFGGYKRSGFGREQGVEALANYTQLKNVMINFG; from the coding sequence GTGAAGACCACCGCGGTCGATGGCCGCATGTTCATCGACGGCGAACGGGCCTGGGCACGATCGGGCGCAACCTTCGCTGCGATCGATCCGGCGACGGCCGAGGCGTTTGCCACCGTCGCGCAGGGAGACACAGGCGACGTCGACAGCGCGGTCAGAGCGGCGCGCGCGGCGTTCGAGGGCGGATGGGCCGGGCTGCCCCCGGCGCGCCGGGTTCGTATTCTGAATCGTCTCGCCGGCCTGCTGCGCGAGCGCAGTCACGAATTCGCCGAGCTGGAGAGCCTGGACGTCGGCAAGCCGCTGCGCCAGGCCGAGGACGACGTGGCCGCGGCCGCCGGCTACTTCGAGTTCTTTGCCGGGGTCGCGGATAAGGTCTTTGGTTCGAGCATTCCGCTGGGAGCCGGCTTCGTCGACTTCACCCTTCGCGAACCGCTCGGCACCTCGGCCCAGATCGTTCCCTGGAACTATCCGCTCCGCCTTGCCTCGCGAGGGATCGCGCCGGCGCTCGCGTGCGGCAACACGGTCGTCGCAAAACCAGCGGCAGAAGCGGGCCTCAGCGTGATCAAGCTTGCGGAGTTGGCGATCGAGGCCGGTCTTCCGACCGGCGTCTTCAATGTGGTGACGGGCGGGCGAGAAACCGGGGCCGCGCTCGCCTCCCATCCGGGAATCAACCACATCACCTTCACCGGCTCCGTCCCGACCGGGATCGCGATCATGAAGGCCGCCGCCGACAACGTGGTGCCGGTCACGCTCGAGCTCGGAGGCAAGTCAGCGAATATCGTGTTTGCCGATGCCGACCTCGAGCGCGCCGCCGCCTCCGCGGCGACGACGTTGATGCAGAACTCCGCGCAGACCTGTACTGCGCCGACTCGACTCTTGCTCGAGGAGTCGGCGCATGACCGTTTCGTCGAGGTACTCAGCACGCGGATCAAGAAGATCCGCCTGGGCCGCGGCCTGGATAACCCGGATATGGGCCCGGTCGTAAGCGAGCGGCAGATGCAGCGGGTCCTGGGCTACATCGACGCCGGCGCCGGGGATGGCGCGACCGCGCTCACCGGTGGCCGCCGCGCGGACACCCCCGAGCTCGCCGCCGGCTACTTCATCGAGCCAACGCTGCTCGACCGCGTCGCGCGCGGCACCGCCCTCGAGCAGGAGGAGATTTTCGGCCCGGTGCTGACCGTGACGACGTTCCGTTCGATCGACGACGCGATCGCCATCGCCAATGGCACGCCTTACGGGTTGGTCACAGGAGTCTGGACGAGGGACTTGAGCAAGGCGCTCACGGTGGCTACGGCGGTCAAGTCGGGGCAGGTGCGCATCAACAGCTACAGCGTCGAGGGCAGCATCGGCCTGCCCTTCGGCGGCTACAAGCGCAGCGGTTTTGGGCGCGAGCAAGGCGTTGAGGCGCTGGCGAACTACACCCAGCTCAAGAACGTGATGATCAATTTCGGTTGA
- a CDS encoding long-chain fatty acid--CoA ligase, with protein MRSTMPDFPLTLQHFLWRATTLFPKKEIVTRRETGRHRYTYADFGRRVAQLAHALRELGIGPGDRVGTLAWNNYRHLELYFAVPCSGAVLHTLNPRLFPEHLEFVINDADDKVIFVDASIVPALQRVAKKLTGVKQFIVMADDPSPDGQLTPAASYEELISGRPTVYDWPVLDERDAAAMCYTSGTTGKPKGVVYSHRSSVLHSFGIAIGGGIGLAESDSILPVVPMFHANAWGLAYAATMLGAKLVFPDRFLDPVSLTELFREEKVTFSSGVPSVWIALLQHLDKTGTNLDGLRMFVGGSALPAGLYDGLTRHGIDTNQGWGMTETSPVAAVATMKSYMPESDRRQVRLKAGLPIAGVELRLANVDTGEPVAWDGKSVGEIQVRGPWVTSSYYRGVDPERFTQDGWLRTGDVANVDLEGYAQIVDRTKDLVKSGGEWISSVELESAIMGHPKVLEAAVIGVPHPKWQERPVAYVVAKPEFKGAVSEAEILQFLEPLVAKWWLPDEVRFVDEIPKTSVGKFDKKVIRERAIKAPTATRPSE; from the coding sequence ATGCGTAGCACGATGCCCGACTTTCCCCTGACGCTCCAGCACTTCCTCTGGCGGGCGACCACCCTCTTTCCCAAGAAGGAGATCGTGACCCGGCGGGAAACCGGCCGTCATCGCTACACCTATGCCGACTTCGGGCGCCGGGTGGCCCAGCTGGCCCACGCGCTCCGAGAGCTGGGAATCGGCCCAGGGGACCGGGTCGGTACCCTGGCGTGGAACAACTACCGCCACCTGGAGCTGTATTTCGCGGTGCCCTGCTCGGGCGCTGTGCTGCACACCTTGAATCCGCGGCTCTTTCCCGAACACCTCGAGTTCGTGATCAACGACGCCGACGACAAGGTCATCTTCGTCGACGCCTCGATCGTGCCGGCGCTGCAGCGCGTCGCCAAGAAGCTGACGGGCGTCAAGCAGTTCATCGTGATGGCCGATGACCCCTCACCCGACGGACAGCTCACACCCGCCGCGTCGTACGAGGAACTCATCAGCGGTAGACCGACGGTCTACGACTGGCCCGTCCTGGACGAGCGCGACGCGGCCGCCATGTGCTACACGTCGGGCACGACCGGGAAGCCGAAGGGGGTTGTGTACAGCCACCGGTCCTCGGTTCTTCATTCGTTTGGGATCGCGATTGGCGGTGGCATCGGCCTCGCGGAGTCGGACAGCATCCTGCCAGTGGTGCCGATGTTCCACGCCAACGCCTGGGGCCTGGCGTATGCGGCCACCATGCTAGGCGCCAAGCTCGTCTTCCCGGATCGGTTTCTGGATCCGGTCAGCCTCACCGAGCTGTTCCGCGAGGAGAAGGTCACCTTCAGCTCCGGCGTCCCCAGCGTCTGGATCGCCCTGCTGCAACACCTGGACAAGACCGGGACCAATCTCGATGGGCTCCGGATGTTCGTTGGCGGATCGGCCCTCCCCGCCGGCCTCTACGACGGCCTGACCCGCCATGGCATCGATACCAACCAGGGATGGGGGATGACCGAGACGTCGCCGGTCGCGGCGGTTGCCACGATGAAGAGCTACATGCCCGAGTCCGATCGCCGGCAGGTCCGGCTCAAGGCGGGACTCCCGATTGCCGGTGTCGAGCTCCGCCTCGCCAACGTGGATACCGGCGAGCCCGTCGCGTGGGATGGCAAGAGCGTCGGCGAGATCCAGGTACGCGGCCCCTGGGTGACCTCGAGCTACTACCGCGGCGTCGACCCCGAACGTTTCACCCAGGACGGCTGGCTTCGCACGGGCGACGTCGCCAACGTCGATCTCGAAGGCTACGCCCAGATCGTCGACCGCACCAAGGACCTAGTGAAATCCGGCGGCGAGTGGATCTCATCGGTCGAGCTGGAGTCGGCCATCATGGGCCACCCCAAGGTGCTGGAGGCGGCGGTGATCGGCGTGCCGCACCCGAAGTGGCAGGAACGGCCGGTCGCCTACGTCGTCGCCAAGCCCGAGTTCAAAGGGGCCGTCTCCGAGGCTGAGATTCTGCAGTTCCTCGAGCCGCTGGTGGCGAAATGGTGGCTACCGGACGAGGTGCGCTTTGTCGATGAAATCCCCAAGACCAGCGTCGGGAAATTCGACAAAAAGGTGATCCGCGAACGGGCGATCAAGGCACCGACGGCGACCCGACCGTCGGAGTAA
- a CDS encoding toxic anion resistance protein translates to MRTTVEANPDLSLTPSDPAASGAVTTAPMVALDPQTTARLDAAVGTYLDALLAADPRSEAFKKKVDGIHALGNEEIKQSASVSNRMLDRPVGALARGQDKSSVSSALLQLRRTVEDLDPSDRGLLDRRRLFGILPMGNRLRDYFGKYESAQGHLNAIVQALYRGQDELLKDNAAIEQEKVNLWAVMDRLKQYLYLARTLDTALDARIRELQDKDPDRAKTLREDCLFYVRQKTQDLATQLAVSAQGYLALELVRKNNLELVKGVDRATTTTVSALRTAVMTAQGLVNQKLVLDQIGALNQTTAGMIEGTSAMLRQQSASVHEQAANATVSIEKLQAAFANIYATIDTIDASKLEALETMRQTIDALSREVARAQEYLERAHEAPATELAPIPEELKLPVRTP, encoded by the coding sequence ATGCGCACGACGGTCGAGGCAAACCCAGATCTTTCCTTGACCCCTTCCGACCCGGCAGCGTCCGGCGCTGTTACCACCGCCCCGATGGTTGCGCTCGATCCGCAAACGACGGCTCGTCTCGACGCGGCCGTGGGCACCTACCTCGATGCCCTGCTGGCGGCTGACCCGCGTTCGGAGGCCTTCAAGAAGAAGGTCGACGGCATCCACGCGCTCGGCAATGAGGAAATCAAACAGTCCGCGAGCGTTTCCAACCGAATGCTCGATCGCCCCGTCGGCGCGCTCGCGCGCGGGCAGGACAAGTCCTCGGTCTCGAGCGCCCTGCTCCAACTGCGGCGTACCGTTGAAGACCTCGACCCGTCGGATCGTGGGCTGCTCGACCGCCGCCGGCTGTTCGGAATCCTGCCGATGGGCAACCGGCTGCGCGACTACTTCGGTAAATACGAGTCGGCCCAGGGCCACCTCAACGCCATCGTGCAGGCGCTCTACCGAGGCCAGGATGAGCTCCTCAAGGACAATGCGGCGATCGAGCAGGAGAAAGTCAACCTCTGGGCCGTGATGGATCGTCTCAAGCAATACCTCTACCTGGCCCGCACGCTCGATACCGCACTGGACGCTCGCATCCGGGAGCTGCAGGACAAGGACCCTGATCGGGCGAAGACGTTGCGCGAGGACTGCCTCTTCTACGTACGCCAGAAAACCCAGGATCTCGCGACCCAGCTCGCCGTCAGCGCCCAGGGGTACCTGGCACTGGAGCTGGTTCGCAAGAACAATCTCGAGCTGGTCAAGGGCGTCGATCGCGCGACCACGACCACCGTATCGGCGCTGCGCACGGCAGTGATGACGGCGCAGGGCCTCGTCAACCAGAAGCTCGTGCTCGACCAGATCGGCGCGCTGAACCAGACCACCGCCGGCATGATCGAGGGCACCTCGGCCATGTTGCGTCAGCAGTCTGCCAGCGTCCATGAGCAAGCGGCGAACGCGACCGTCAGCATCGAGAAGCTGCAGGCGGCCTTCGCCAATATCTACGCCACCATCGACACCATCGACGCCTCCAAGCTCGAGGCGCTGGAAACGATGCGGCAGACGATCGATGCGCTCTCCAGGGAGGTGGCCCGCGCCCAGGAATACCTGGAGCGGGCGCATGAGGCGCCGGCCACCGAGCTTGCGCCAATCCCGGAGGAGCTGAAGCTGCCGGTGCGCACGCCGTAG
- a CDS encoding helix-turn-helix transcriptional regulator: MRTLSFLGLDAAERPRLSATSIRQLALLGTVVRWPGLLFAAVLSLVVPPKSAVGLALVLVWVTVYNSWGMIAISKADDRSILRIGRALTLLDTVSYFLVLFVFGGVHESTSIYAAYILLIVWMVAYDGAEGAMLCVGIFVVGMIALHGALQAVYHTGFGAQDVLLWSLIMVVAGAILAAYDRIVIGGVLPQPPGSPAALMVETPVTSGAVPAVRLSPREQEVLQLVSEGYSNSMIAGHLHLSENTIKTHVENLLTRFNARNRAEVVAAASRQNLI; the protein is encoded by the coding sequence ATGCGGACGCTCTCGTTCCTTGGACTCGATGCCGCCGAGCGCCCGCGCCTAAGTGCGACGTCGATCCGTCAGCTCGCCCTGCTGGGAACGGTGGTGCGCTGGCCAGGGCTGTTATTCGCTGCGGTCCTGTCCCTGGTCGTACCGCCCAAGTCCGCCGTCGGGCTGGCTCTGGTCCTCGTGTGGGTGACGGTGTACAACTCCTGGGGCATGATCGCCATCTCGAAAGCCGATGACCGCTCGATCCTTCGGATCGGCCGGGCCCTAACGTTGCTGGATACCGTCAGCTATTTCCTGGTGCTCTTCGTCTTTGGTGGCGTCCACGAGAGCACGAGCATCTACGCGGCCTACATCCTGCTGATCGTCTGGATGGTCGCCTATGACGGCGCCGAAGGCGCCATGCTCTGCGTTGGCATCTTTGTCGTCGGCATGATCGCGCTCCATGGCGCGCTCCAGGCTGTCTACCACACGGGCTTTGGGGCACAGGACGTGTTGTTGTGGAGCCTGATCATGGTCGTGGCCGGCGCGATCCTGGCGGCCTATGACCGGATCGTGATCGGGGGCGTGCTGCCGCAACCACCGGGAAGCCCAGCGGCGCTGATGGTGGAGACGCCAGTGACAAGCGGTGCGGTCCCGGCCGTCCGGCTATCGCCTCGCGAGCAAGAGGTTCTCCAGCTGGTCTCCGAGGGCTACTCGAATTCGATGATCGCCGGTCATCTCCACCTCAGCGAGAACACGATCAAGACCCATGTCGAAAATCTGCTGACGCGGTTCAACGCTCGCAACCGGGCCGAGGTTGTGGCGGCCGCGTCGCGACAGAATCTGATCTAG
- a CDS encoding sortase, with amino-acid sequence MKRNLIAGLLIAIGLALMASALPASGLIRLGSSEVATQPIPALGDPLSPPHQHPRFLPNTNSTGAGPSQIVAYLSIPRLGIKSAPIFDRGVDTRGNMLIAKGYSVTHYAFSSPIGTGNAVLYGHDDIEGSVFASLKDLKAGDEVDVALAGDSPVVYHVTARTIVAPTAVQILQPTNDVRLTLFTCWPNWVDTQRVVVTAMPATA; translated from the coding sequence ATGAAGCGAAACCTGATAGCGGGATTGCTGATTGCCATCGGCCTGGCGCTGATGGCGAGCGCCCTCCCCGCGAGCGGCCTGATACGCCTTGGTTCGTCGGAGGTGGCCACGCAGCCGATCCCGGCCCTGGGCGATCCCCTATCGCCGCCTCACCAGCATCCGCGATTCCTTCCCAACACCAACAGCACGGGCGCCGGCCCCAGCCAGATCGTCGCCTACCTGTCGATTCCGAGGCTGGGCATCAAGAGCGCCCCGATCTTCGACCGGGGTGTCGACACCCGCGGCAACATGTTGATCGCCAAAGGCTACTCGGTGACCCACTACGCCTTCTCCTCCCCCATCGGGACCGGCAACGCCGTGCTCTACGGTCATGACGACATCGAGGGCAGCGTCTTCGCCAGCCTCAAAGACCTGAAGGCGGGCGACGAGGTGGACGTTGCGCTGGCCGGCGATTCGCCCGTCGTGTACCACGTGACCGCCCGCACGATCGTGGCCCCGACCGCGGTGCAGATCCTGCAGCCAACCAACGACGTCCGGCTCACCCTCTTCACCTGCTGGCCGAACTGGGTCGACACCCAGCGGGTGGTCGTCACCGCGATGCCCGCGACGGCCTAG
- a CDS encoding LLM class F420-dependent oxidoreductase, whose product MKVGVMLEGQEGLTWERWFRIADRVESLGLDSLWRSDHFFSLMGEPQRPALECWTSLTAVAQRTQRIRFGPLVSPMTFRHPALLARMAAAVDLLSSGRLVLGVGAGWNVAEHEAFGIGLPPLKERFDRFEEGIAVIKALWTGGPVDLDGRYYPLRGAAAYPRPLQRPAPPILIGGDGEVRLLRIVAANADEWNSHAPGPEVYRVKRAKLEEHCRAVGRDPAAIRRSWMGGILIGRDAGEVAEKGRWMQSFLGALSAVPPATAPDELRRRSWIVGTPDQAASQLEVWSALGIERVMFQWYNLDDLDGLALLAELNRN is encoded by the coding sequence ATGAAGGTCGGCGTGATGCTCGAGGGCCAGGAGGGGTTGACCTGGGAGCGCTGGTTTCGGATCGCTGATCGTGTCGAATCGCTCGGCCTCGATTCGCTGTGGCGCTCGGATCATTTCTTCAGCCTGATGGGGGAGCCGCAGCGGCCGGCGCTCGAGTGCTGGACCTCGTTGACTGCGGTCGCCCAACGCACGCAGCGGATCCGGTTCGGTCCGCTGGTGAGCCCGATGACGTTTCGACATCCGGCGCTACTCGCCCGGATGGCCGCGGCCGTCGACCTCCTCTCCAGCGGCCGGCTGGTTCTCGGCGTCGGCGCTGGATGGAACGTCGCCGAGCACGAGGCATTCGGGATCGGACTTCCGCCGCTGAAAGAACGCTTCGATCGTTTCGAGGAGGGGATCGCCGTCATCAAGGCGTTGTGGACCGGCGGACCGGTCGATCTCGACGGTCGGTACTACCCGCTGCGCGGCGCGGCGGCGTACCCCCGCCCATTACAGCGTCCCGCGCCGCCGATCTTGATCGGAGGTGACGGCGAGGTCCGGCTGCTGCGCATCGTGGCTGCCAACGCCGACGAATGGAACAGTCATGCGCCGGGTCCCGAGGTCTATCGCGTCAAGCGCGCGAAGCTCGAGGAACACTGCCGCGCGGTCGGCCGCGACCCAGCGGCGATACGGCGTTCCTGGATGGGCGGCATTTTGATCGGCCGCGACGCGGGCGAGGTTGCAGAGAAAGGCCGCTGGATGCAATCGTTCCTCGGCGCGCTGTCCGCCGTGCCGCCGGCCACCGCACCCGATGAACTGCGGCGACGCAGCTGGATTGTGGGGACACCGGATCAGGCGGCGTCGCAGCTCGAGGTCTGGTCGGCGCTCGGCATCGAGCGCGTGATGTTCCAGTGGTACAACCTCGACGATCTCGACGGACTAGCCCTCCTCGCCGAGCTCAACCGAAATTGA
- a CDS encoding YdeI/OmpD-associated family protein, with amino-acid sequence MPALHFECHLESDQDACFIRVPPEVMTALGDKKRLPVKVTINGYTYRTTVAVYSGKFYLGVRREIREAAGVTAGDRLKVGLEYDADLRTVDLPDALRVALEADAPMAAAFEKLSYTRKKEFVQWVTGAKRPETRRRRMEQALATLRARPGRR; translated from the coding sequence ATGCCCGCGTTGCACTTTGAATGTCACCTCGAGTCGGACCAGGACGCCTGCTTCATCCGCGTCCCGCCCGAGGTGATGACGGCGCTTGGCGATAAGAAGCGCCTGCCGGTCAAGGTGACGATCAACGGCTATACCTACCGCACCACCGTTGCGGTCTACAGCGGGAAGTTCTATCTCGGGGTCCGGCGGGAGATCCGCGAAGCGGCGGGCGTCACGGCCGGCGATCGGCTCAAGGTGGGCCTGGAGTACGACGCCGATCTTCGGACGGTGGATCTGCCCGACGCGCTGCGGGTGGCGCTCGAGGCGGACGCCCCGATGGCCGCCGCGTTCGAGAAGCTCTCCTACACGCGGAAGAAGGAGTTCGTCCAGTGGGTGACCGGGGCCAAACGTCCGGAGACCCGGCGGCGACGGATGGAGCAGGCGCTGGCGACGCTGCGGGCCCGGCCAGGACGGCGCTGA
- a CDS encoding HU family DNA-binding protein, producing the protein MAKTQKWTASTFVSLVHENLTDKGHKVKKSDLSWAVKDAFEAAVAAGARGMRVRFPEIGALASRDVKARKAGKGTNPFTGESIMLKARPASKKPRWSFPKAVREAYTRTSARKAA; encoded by the coding sequence ATGGCGAAAACTCAAAAATGGACAGCGTCGACGTTCGTCAGCCTGGTACACGAGAATCTCACGGACAAGGGCCACAAGGTCAAGAAGTCGGACCTCAGCTGGGCTGTTAAGGATGCGTTCGAGGCGGCCGTCGCGGCAGGCGCCCGCGGCATGCGCGTACGTTTCCCCGAGATCGGGGCCCTCGCATCGCGTGACGTCAAAGCCCGCAAGGCAGGGAAAGGGACCAATCCCTTCACCGGCGAGTCGATCATGCTGAAGGCGCGCCCGGCGTCGAAGAAACCGCGCTGGTCGTTCCCCAAGGCCGTCCGCGAGGCCTACACCCGGACGTCGGCCCGCAAGGCGGCGTAG